One window of Pseudomonas urmiensis genomic DNA carries:
- a CDS encoding CBS domain-containing protein: MKNVEELLKTKSQHQTVYTIGPDLSVLEALKLLAEKNIGALPVVENDQVVGIVSERDYARKLVLKGRSSAATPVSEIMTRDVLTVDPSKSLDHCMNLMTDRHLRHLPVVKDGKLLGLLSIGDLVKETIAEQASLIRQLEQYIRGE, translated from the coding sequence ATGAAGAACGTCGAAGAACTCCTCAAAACCAAGTCCCAACATCAGACCGTCTACACCATTGGGCCTGATCTCTCGGTGCTCGAAGCCCTGAAGCTGTTGGCGGAGAAAAACATCGGCGCCTTACCGGTGGTAGAAAACGACCAGGTGGTGGGGATCGTCAGTGAGCGTGACTATGCGCGCAAGCTGGTACTCAAAGGCCGCTCATCCGCCGCTACCCCAGTCAGCGAAATCATGACCCGAGATGTGCTCACGGTCGATCCGAGCAAGAGCCTGGATCATTGCATGAACCTGATGACCGACCGTCACCTGCGCCATCTACCCGTGGTCAAGGACGGCAAGCTGCTCGGCCTGCTGTCGATCGGCGACCTGGTCAAGGAAACCATCGCCGAGCAGGCCAGCCTGATCCGCCAACTGGAGCAGTACATTCGCGGCGAATGA
- a CDS encoding NADH:ubiquinone oxidoreductase subunit N — protein sequence MKDPYAPGFWCTVTILGTLTAGYFYGIRHTHQMNQAVQFMYAAAAVTAAVALCGLAWIAWQQLHLNKREVSQGRTLVTIWNTKVALRRVETVFDRYFWGSYWHSGRTFEEVMGELKGTPLEQSLDALKCQCRELDRETHDPHHHWLAFARDLSSVATAMARERYQLDLCDTPDNSRGGTALLNRDLEVLVYTWSARLRSFDHQLDELESAYH from the coding sequence ATGAAAGATCCCTACGCACCAGGCTTCTGGTGCACCGTGACGATCCTGGGCACCCTGACCGCCGGCTACTTCTACGGTATCCGGCACACCCACCAGATGAACCAGGCGGTGCAGTTCATGTACGCCGCTGCGGCGGTGACTGCGGCGGTGGCGCTCTGCGGTCTGGCGTGGATCGCCTGGCAGCAACTGCACTTGAACAAGCGCGAAGTGAGCCAAGGGCGAACGTTGGTGACCATCTGGAACACCAAGGTCGCGCTACGCCGGGTCGAGACGGTCTTCGACCGCTATTTCTGGGGCAGCTACTGGCATTCGGGGCGCACCTTCGAAGAAGTCATGGGCGAGCTCAAGGGCACGCCGCTGGAACAGAGCCTGGACGCCCTCAAGTGCCAATGCCGTGAACTCGACCGCGAGACCCACGACCCGCACCATCACTGGCTGGCCTTTGCCCGCGACCTTTCCAGCGTGGCCACGGCGATGGCCCGCGAGCGCTACCAGTTGGATTTGTGCGATACCCCGGATAACAGCCGGGGCGGCACTGCGCTGCTCAACCGCGATCTGGAAGTGCTGGTGTACACCTGGTCGGCGCGCCTGCGCAGCTTCGACCATCAACTGGACGAGCTGGAGAGCGCCTATCACTGA
- a CDS encoding DUF805 domain-containing protein — translation MVFCRGCAKQIHQSALSCPGCGATQTTTYTGTIGNGATATTSVASGNAYIEVMKKYAVFKGRARRKEYWMFILLNMLVAFVVGFVDGLIGTAPALGGLYNLAVLLPSIAVAVRRLHDSDRSGWWLLVPIVNLVFLIQDGTQGSNRFGPSPKGIV, via the coding sequence ATGGTGTTCTGCCGTGGTTGCGCCAAACAAATTCACCAGTCGGCACTGAGCTGCCCAGGTTGCGGCGCCACCCAGACCACAACCTACACGGGCACGATCGGCAATGGCGCGACCGCGACCACGAGCGTGGCCAGTGGTAATGCCTACATCGAAGTGATGAAGAAGTACGCCGTATTCAAGGGCCGTGCGCGCCGCAAGGAATACTGGATGTTCATCCTGCTCAACATGCTGGTGGCCTTCGTGGTCGGTTTTGTCGACGGCCTGATCGGTACAGCGCCGGCGCTGGGCGGTCTCTATAACCTGGCCGTGCTGCTGCCGAGCATCGCCGTTGCCGTGCGTCGCCTGCACGACAGTGACCGCAGCGGCTGGTGGCTGCTGGTGCCGATCGTCAACCTGGTGTTCCTGATCCAGGACGGCACCCAGGGCAGCAACCGCTTTGGTCCGAGCCCGAAAGGCATCGTCTGA
- a CDS encoding DUF2789 domain-containing protein, with translation MEAPNHPFSDLFKQLGLADDAKSIDQFITAHSPLKNDIKLVDAPFWTDSQRAFLKESIIEDADWAVPFDQLNEALRRPRK, from the coding sequence ATGGAAGCACCGAACCATCCGTTTTCCGATCTGTTCAAGCAACTAGGGCTGGCGGACGATGCCAAGAGCATCGATCAGTTCATCACCGCGCATTCGCCGCTGAAGAACGACATCAAGCTGGTCGATGCGCCGTTCTGGACCGACTCCCAGCGCGCGTTCCTCAAGGAAAGCATCATCGAAGATGCCGATTGGGCGGTGCCGTTCGATCAACTCAACGAGGCCTTGCGTCGCCCGCGAAAATAA
- a CDS encoding fumarate reductase/succinate dehydrogenase flavoprotein subunit, with the protein MSIETQDYDIIVIGGGTAGPMAAIKAKEHDKSLRVLLLDKANVKRSGAISMGMDGLNNAIIPGHATPEQYTKEITVANDGIVNQTAVHAYATHSFATIEQLDRWGVKFEKDETGDYAVKKVHHMGAYVLPMPEGHDIKKVLYRQLKRARIEISNRMVCTRVLLDGQGAAAGVLGFDCRSGEFKVVRAKAVILACGAAGRLGLPSSGYLMGTYENPTNAGDGYAMAYHAGAELANLECFQINPLIKDYNGPACAYVTGPLGGYTANSKGERFIECDYWSGQMMWEFHQELEGGNGPVFLKLDHLAEETIQNIEEILHSNERPSRGQFHANRGTDYRQHMVEMHISEIGFCSGHSASGVWVDEKAQTSVKGLYAAGDMAAVPHNYMLGAFTYGWFAGVNAAQYVAGREFAEVDVEQVERERARVFAPLQREHGLPPAQVEYKLRRMVNDYLQPPKVTKKMEIGLARFAEIERDLAQMKASNPHELMRAMEVTVIRDCAEMAARASLFREESRWGLYHHRVDFPERNDGEWFCHCHLKKGEDGEMTSFKKAVEPYLIALDADEQTAYDRLRVKADAA; encoded by the coding sequence ATGAGTATCGAGACCCAGGACTACGACATTATCGTCATCGGCGGCGGCACCGCCGGCCCGATGGCGGCGATCAAGGCCAAGGAGCACGACAAAAGTCTGCGCGTCCTGCTGCTGGACAAGGCCAACGTCAAGCGCAGCGGCGCCATCAGCATGGGCATGGATGGCCTGAACAACGCCATTATTCCCGGCCACGCCACGCCCGAGCAGTACACCAAGGAGATCACCGTCGCCAACGATGGCATCGTCAACCAGACCGCAGTGCACGCCTATGCCACTCACAGTTTCGCCACCATCGAGCAGCTCGACCGCTGGGGCGTGAAGTTCGAGAAGGACGAGACTGGCGACTATGCGGTGAAGAAGGTGCACCACATGGGCGCCTACGTGCTGCCGATGCCCGAGGGCCACGACATCAAGAAGGTGTTGTACCGCCAGCTCAAGCGTGCGCGGATCGAGATCAGCAATCGCATGGTCTGCACGCGGGTACTGCTCGATGGCCAGGGCGCCGCTGCCGGAGTCCTTGGATTCGACTGCCGTAGCGGTGAGTTCAAGGTCGTCCGCGCCAAGGCCGTCATTCTTGCCTGCGGCGCCGCCGGCCGCCTGGGCCTGCCTTCGTCGGGTTACTTGATGGGCACTTACGAGAACCCGACCAATGCCGGTGACGGCTACGCCATGGCCTATCACGCAGGAGCTGAACTGGCCAACCTTGAGTGCTTCCAGATCAACCCGCTGATCAAGGACTACAACGGCCCGGCCTGCGCCTACGTCACTGGCCCCTTGGGTGGCTACACCGCCAACAGCAAGGGCGAACGCTTCATCGAGTGCGACTACTGGAGCGGGCAGATGATGTGGGAGTTTCATCAGGAGCTGGAGGGCGGTAATGGCCCGGTGTTCCTCAAGCTCGATCACCTGGCCGAGGAAACCATCCAGAACATCGAAGAGATCCTGCACAGCAACGAGCGCCCCAGTCGCGGCCAGTTCCACGCCAATCGTGGTACCGACTACCGCCAGCACATGGTCGAGATGCACATTTCCGAGATCGGCTTCTGCTCCGGGCATTCGGCCTCGGGCGTGTGGGTCGACGAGAAGGCCCAGACCAGCGTCAAGGGCCTGTACGCGGCGGGCGACATGGCTGCGGTGCCGCACAACTATATGCTCGGCGCCTTCACCTATGGCTGGTTCGCCGGGGTCAATGCCGCGCAGTACGTGGCCGGACGGGAATTTGCCGAGGTCGATGTCGAGCAGGTCGAGCGCGAGCGGGCGCGGGTGTTCGCGCCGCTGCAGCGTGAGCACGGTCTGCCGCCAGCGCAGGTCGAGTACAAGCTGCGGCGCATGGTCAACGACTACCTGCAGCCGCCCAAAGTAACGAAAAAGATGGAGATCGGCCTGGCGCGCTTCGCCGAGATCGAACGCGACCTTGCGCAGATGAAGGCCAGCAACCCCCATGAGCTGATGCGGGCGATGGAGGTCACGGTGATTCGCGACTGCGCCGAAATGGCCGCACGCGCCTCGCTGTTCCGCGAGGAAAGCCGCTGGGGGCTGTACCACCATCGGGTCGACTTCCCCGAGCGCAACGATGGCGAGTGGTTCTGCCATTGCCACCTCAAGAAGGGCGAGGACGGTGAGATGACCAGTTTCAAGAAAGCGGTCGAGCCGTACCTGATTGCCCTGGATGCCGACGAACAGACCGCGTACGACCGGCTGCGTGTAAAGGCCGATGCCGCCTGA
- a CDS encoding 4Fe-4S dicluster domain-containing protein, translating to MAYQPQEIFFRSSAPVTIDEDKCIAEKGCTVCVEVCPMDLLAINPATQKVYMAFDECWYCMPCEKDCPTGAVKVDIPYLLR from the coding sequence ATGGCCTATCAACCCCAGGAAATTTTCTTTCGCAGCAGCGCCCCGGTGACCATCGACGAAGACAAGTGCATCGCCGAAAAAGGCTGCACCGTCTGCGTCGAGGTGTGCCCCATGGACCTGCTGGCCATCAACCCGGCCACGCAGAAAGTCTACATGGCCTTCGACGAATGCTGGTACTGCATGCCCTGCGAAAAGGACTGCCCGACCGGCGCCGTGAAGGTCGATATCCCGTACCTGCTGCGCTGA
- a CDS encoding GntR family transcriptional regulator: MAQLLPLSPVPLYTQLKELLRERILDGSYPPHSRMPSENELGKAFDVSRITVRQALGDLQKEGLIFKIHGKGTFVAKPKAFQNVSTLQGLAESMTQMGYEVINRLRSFRHVPASALVAARLQVEEGELVTEIRRVRLINREPVSLELTWLPKAVGEKLEKADLVTRDIFLVLENDCGIPLGHADLAIDAVLADSDLTQALEVEEGAPIMRIERLTHAADGTPLDFEHLYYRGDAFQYRLRIDRQKGGKA, translated from the coding sequence ATGGCCCAATTGCTCCCCCTGTCCCCGGTACCGCTCTACACCCAGCTCAAGGAACTGCTGCGCGAGCGCATTCTCGACGGCAGCTACCCACCGCACAGCCGCATGCCCTCGGAAAACGAGCTGGGCAAGGCCTTCGATGTCAGCCGCATCACTGTGCGCCAGGCGCTGGGCGATCTGCAAAAGGAAGGGCTGATCTTCAAGATCCACGGCAAGGGCACCTTCGTCGCCAAGCCCAAGGCGTTCCAGAACGTCAGTACCTTGCAGGGTTTGGCCGAGTCGATGACGCAGATGGGCTACGAAGTGATCAACCGCCTGCGCAGTTTCCGTCACGTGCCAGCCAGTGCGCTGGTGGCAGCGCGGTTGCAGGTTGAGGAGGGAGAGCTAGTCACCGAGATCCGCCGCGTGCGCCTGATCAACCGCGAGCCGGTGTCGCTGGAGCTGACCTGGCTGCCCAAGGCGGTCGGTGAAAAGCTGGAAAAAGCCGACCTGGTCACCCGCGACATCTTCCTGGTGCTGGAGAACGACTGCGGCATCCCGCTTGGCCACGCCGATCTGGCCATTGACGCGGTGCTGGCAGATAGCGACCTGACCCAGGCACTGGAGGTCGAGGAGGGCGCGCCGATCATGCGTATCGAGCGTCTGACCCACGCCGCCGACGGCACGCCGCTGGACTTCGAACACCTCTACTACCGCGGCGATGCCTTCCAGTATCGCCTGCGCATCGACCGCCAGAAGGGGGGCAAGGCATGA
- a CDS encoding aminoacyl-tRNA deacylase — translation MRMAKTLQQRLDQANCDYDIVPHPHSATSLESARTAGVPAERVAKSVLLDDRHGNYIMAVLPANRHLDMSKVRMTGAWQLTRESGLPTLFGDCERGAVPALGDAYDIKMLLDPTLTRQGDVYLEAGDHDHLIHMSMEQYLKLVPQAEVRELC, via the coding sequence ATGCGTATGGCCAAGACCCTGCAGCAGCGCCTGGACCAGGCAAACTGCGACTATGACATTGTTCCCCATCCACATTCCGCGACCAGCCTGGAGTCGGCGCGCACCGCAGGCGTACCGGCCGAGCGAGTCGCCAAGTCGGTGCTGCTCGACGACCGCCACGGCAACTACATCATGGCGGTGCTGCCGGCCAACCGGCACCTGGACATGAGCAAGGTGCGCATGACCGGCGCCTGGCAACTGACCCGCGAAAGCGGCCTGCCGACCCTGTTCGGTGATTGCGAACGCGGTGCTGTTCCGGCGTTGGGCGATGCCTATGACATAAAAATGCTGCTCGACCCGACCTTGACCCGCCAAGGCGATGTCTACCTTGAGGCAGGTGATCACGATCACCTGATCCACATGAGTATGGAGCAGTATCTCAAGCTGGTCCCGCAGGCCGAAGTGCGCGAGCTCTGCTGA
- a CDS encoding ABC transporter substrate-binding protein, with protein sequence MRLVATVAGLALAIAGLNAHAETIRVAIGTQDTTINCATGGLLIRELGLLDKYLPHDGKYKDAQYQIEWKNFTSGAPLTNEMVAGKLDFGAMADFPGSFNGVAHLDAGKRSLFISVLSGSVHGSGNGIVVPAASGVQSLAELKGKTISVPFASTAHGMLLRAVAAQGWDPQKDVRIIAQAPEIAGSALRSNRIEAHADFVPFAELFPNRGFARKIFDGSQANAPTFHGALVDADYAKKYPEVVTAYLRASLEADRLIAAEPEKYSELIEKVTGIEAEVNYLFHGPLGLQTRDLTWKPEYRQAVATSIDTLKLLKKTDRGLDTAQFIDDQYIRAAFKQAGLDYEQALKHYQPLPLKANDALTGKPITDFSRLAQIWVRGEDKVRHYASPEAALSALAQLEQEGKDIRAIYAQAADSGIKLLANQAWFVRNGKGELAAFLLKDQAEQFAKAHGGEALDFVSANQKLVAQR encoded by the coding sequence ATGCGCCTTGTAGCAACCGTGGCCGGCCTCGCGCTGGCAATCGCTGGCCTGAATGCCCACGCCGAAACCATCCGCGTCGCCATCGGCACCCAGGACACCACCATCAACTGCGCCACCGGCGGCCTGCTGATCCGCGAGCTGGGCCTGTTGGACAAATACCTGCCACACGATGGCAAGTACAAGGACGCCCAGTACCAGATCGAGTGGAAGAACTTCACCAGCGGCGCGCCACTGACCAACGAGATGGTCGCCGGCAAACTGGACTTCGGCGCCATGGCCGACTTCCCCGGCTCGTTCAACGGCGTCGCCCACCTCGATGCTGGCAAGCGCAGCCTGTTTATCAGTGTGCTGTCCGGTAGCGTACACGGCAGTGGCAACGGCATCGTGGTGCCGGCAGCCTCAGGCGTGCAGTCGCTGGCTGAGCTCAAGGGCAAGACCATCTCGGTGCCATTCGCCTCGACCGCCCACGGCATGCTGTTGCGCGCCGTCGCCGCCCAAGGCTGGGACCCACAGAAAGATGTGCGGATCATCGCCCAGGCGCCAGAGATTGCCGGTTCGGCCTTGCGCAGCAACCGCATCGAAGCGCATGCCGACTTCGTGCCGTTCGCCGAGCTGTTCCCCAATCGCGGCTTCGCCCGCAAGATCTTCGATGGCTCGCAGGCCAATGCGCCGACCTTCCATGGCGCGCTGGTCGATGCCGACTACGCGAAGAAATACCCCGAGGTGGTCACCGCCTACCTGCGCGCCAGCCTTGAGGCCGATCGCCTGATCGCCGCCGAGCCAGAGAAGTACAGCGAGCTGATCGAGAAGGTCACCGGCATCGAAGCCGAGGTCAATTACCTGTTCCACGGCCCGCTCGGCCTGCAGACCCGCGACCTGACCTGGAAGCCTGAATACCGCCAGGCGGTGGCTACGTCGATCGACACCCTCAAGCTATTGAAGAAAACCGACCGTGGCCTGGACACCGCGCAGTTCATCGATGACCAGTACATTCGCGCCGCCTTCAAGCAGGCCGGGCTGGACTACGAGCAGGCGCTCAAGCACTACCAGCCACTGCCGCTCAAGGCCAATGACGCCCTGACCGGCAAGCCGATCACCGACTTCAGCCGCCTGGCGCAGATCTGGGTGCGCGGCGAAGACAAAGTGCGCCACTACGCCTCGCCTGAGGCAGCGCTCAGCGCCTTGGCGCAGCTGGAGCAGGAGGGCAAGGACATCCGCGCGATCTACGCCCAGGCCGCTGACAGCGGTATCAAGCTGTTGGCCAACCAGGCCTGGTTCGTGCGTAACGGCAAGGGCGAACTGGCAGCCTTCCTGCTCAAGGATCAGGCCGAGCAGTTCGCCAAGGCCCACGGTGGCGAGGCGCTGGACTTTGTCAGCGCCAACCAGAAGCTGGTCGCCCAGCGCTGA
- a CDS encoding DUF4190 domain-containing protein, translating to MAMVFCRGCAKQLHETAPACPQCGAPQFAVTPPAQSIGGESSWMAVTALILGILCLLSLFDDAEWDADTLLGLGLFASIGLVSGIVSICQKKPGNGMAVAGLVMTTFSLLCFIGLSVN from the coding sequence ATGGCAATGGTATTTTGCCGCGGCTGCGCCAAGCAGCTGCACGAAACGGCACCCGCCTGCCCCCAATGTGGCGCCCCCCAATTCGCTGTCACACCGCCTGCCCAGAGCATCGGCGGCGAGTCGTCGTGGATGGCCGTCACCGCGCTGATCCTCGGCATCCTCTGCTTGCTCTCCCTGTTCGATGACGCCGAATGGGACGCCGATACCCTGCTCGGTCTGGGCCTGTTCGCCTCGATCGGCCTGGTCAGCGGCATTGTCAGTATCTGCCAGAAAAAACCCGGCAACGGCATGGCCGTCGCCGGCCTCGTCATGACGACGTTCTCATTGCTCTGCTTTATCGGACTATCAGTTAATTAA
- a CDS encoding dipeptidase gives MHLKKISALTLLLASIGLFTTQAQANLSQQQSAAILKAYDGSDPADFKQFIGKLASSDLAKADNLGDTLKAYLAGKPLAAEQHNEINRLLGLYTRIKYGKAATDNLRELVAIPTFQVEGVAQHDNPQFHKIADKIKALAESFGLTFRNIDNRVYEITLGEGKEVVGIHAHADVVPVNPDNWKLDDGTHLDPFKVTLVGDRMYGRGTEDDKNGIIVALYAMKVAKDEKLPLARQLKLLVDTTEETTGEAIPYYFERNPVPDYNLALDGGYPVVIAEKGSGAVMATFPRRAASGQGAELTSLTGGLANNQIPTTSVVTLIGDNPADLAARLNKAGAQFVKDNGANFSIEAKVEGKQVLLTSKGVSAHSSEPESGVNPVARMLVFINGLGEQVPLKHNHITDAARYAADNWGLDYTGKKLGIGFEDSFMGPLTASPTFVGLDDKALKLAVNLRVPKGKSVDTLKAELTDKLGAWVKASAVAVSFDTNLDQPMYRNPEGEWVKALLAVASENLGMPHEFGTSAGATSVHDLPNGVQFGLAMPNVKYTGHNDNEFKTVEQFMLDLQIVSEMVARIGQMPKL, from the coding sequence ATGCACCTGAAAAAAATCTCTGCCCTGACCCTGTTGCTGGCCAGCATCGGCCTGTTCACCACGCAGGCCCAAGCCAATCTTTCCCAGCAGCAATCGGCCGCCATCCTCAAAGCCTACGACGGCAGCGACCCGGCCGACTTCAAGCAATTTATCGGCAAGCTGGCCAGCAGCGACCTGGCCAAGGCCGACAACCTGGGTGACACCCTCAAGGCCTACCTGGCCGGCAAGCCGCTGGCCGCCGAACAGCACAACGAGATCAACCGCCTGCTCGGCCTGTATACCCGCATCAAGTACGGCAAGGCCGCCACTGACAACCTGCGCGAGCTGGTCGCGATCCCGACTTTTCAGGTCGAAGGCGTAGCCCAGCATGACAATCCGCAATTTCACAAGATCGCCGACAAGATCAAAGCCTTGGCCGAGAGCTTCGGCCTGACGTTCCGCAACATCGACAACCGGGTCTACGAGATCACGCTCGGAGAAGGCAAGGAAGTGGTCGGCATTCATGCCCACGCCGACGTGGTGCCGGTCAATCCAGACAACTGGAAGCTCGACGACGGCACTCACCTTGACCCGTTCAAAGTCACCCTGGTGGGTGATCGCATGTACGGCCGCGGCACTGAGGATGACAAGAACGGCATCATCGTTGCGCTGTACGCCATGAAAGTCGCCAAGGACGAGAAGCTGCCGCTGGCTCGCCAATTGAAGCTGCTGGTCGATACCACCGAGGAAACCACCGGTGAGGCCATCCCCTATTACTTCGAACGCAACCCGGTGCCGGACTACAACCTGGCACTGGACGGCGGCTACCCGGTGGTCATCGCCGAGAAAGGCTCCGGCGCGGTAATGGCCACCTTCCCCCGCCGCGCAGCCAGCGGCCAAGGTGCCGAGCTCACCAGCCTGACGGGTGGCCTGGCCAACAACCAGATCCCCACCACTTCGGTGGTGACCCTGATTGGCGACAACCCTGCCGATCTCGCCGCTCGCCTGAACAAAGCCGGTGCGCAGTTCGTGAAGGATAACGGCGCTAACTTCAGCATCGAGGCGAAAGTCGAAGGCAAGCAAGTGCTGCTGACCAGCAAAGGCGTCTCGGCGCACTCTTCCGAGCCTGAGTCCGGGGTCAATCCGGTCGCGCGCATGCTGGTGTTCATCAACGGGCTGGGTGAGCAAGTGCCGCTCAAGCACAACCACATCACCGACGCAGCCCGCTACGCCGCCGACAATTGGGGGCTGGACTACACCGGCAAGAAGCTGGGCATTGGCTTTGAAGATTCATTCATGGGCCCGCTGACGGCCTCGCCGACCTTCGTTGGCCTGGATGACAAAGCCCTGAAATTGGCGGTCAACCTGCGCGTCCCTAAAGGCAAGTCGGTCGACACGCTCAAGGCCGAACTGACCGACAAGCTCGGTGCTTGGGTCAAGGCCAGCGCTGTGGCAGTGTCCTTCGACACCAACCTCGACCAGCCGATGTACCGCAATCCTGAAGGCGAATGGGTCAAGGCCCTGCTCGCAGTAGCCAGCGAGAACCTCGGCATGCCTCATGAGTTCGGCACTTCTGCCGGCGCCACTTCGGTGCATGACCTGCCAAATGGCGTGCAGTTTGGTTTGGCCATGCCCAACGTGAAATACACCGGGCACAACGACAACGAGTTCAAGACTGTGGAGCAATTCATGCTGGACTTGCAGATCGTCAGCGAGATGGTCGCGCGGATTGGGCAGATGCCAAAACTTTGA